The Litchfieldia alkalitelluris genome has a window encoding:
- a CDS encoding DUF1360 domain-containing protein, which produces MVYSWLDFFMLGLASFRLTRLIVFDRITEFIRRPFHHEVEEENENGELVTFIEIKGTGLRAWIGELLSCYWCTGIWCTVVLYGLWFILNPFTSFVIVVLAVAGLSSIIEVFVSKHLD; this is translated from the coding sequence TTGGTGTATAGCTGGTTAGACTTTTTTATGCTTGGTTTAGCTTCCTTTAGGCTAACACGGTTAATTGTGTTTGACCGGATTACTGAGTTCATTAGGCGACCATTTCACCACGAAGTTGAGGAAGAGAACGAAAATGGTGAATTAGTCACGTTTATTGAAATAAAAGGTACAGGATTGCGAGCATGGATAGGTGAACTATTAAGTTGTTATTGGTGTACTGGAATTTGGTGTACTGTAGTCTTATATGGTTTGTGGTTTATACTAAATCCGTTTACTTCATTTGTGATTGTTGTCTTAGCAGTTGCAGGCCTTTCTTCAATTATAGAAGTTTTCGTAAGTAAACATCTTGATTAA
- a CDS encoding histidine kinase: MLLIITFIILSFITPQVLNPLPDSFDLLLLLFLLLGSFLTALISVKGRLKTITLSISSLGMLVLFVVCIFVIGMMMFGNFGT, translated from the coding sequence TTGTTATTGATAATTACTTTTATAATTTTAAGTTTTATTACTCCACAAGTTTTAAATCCGTTACCAGACTCCTTTGACTTATTGTTATTATTATTTCTCTTACTCGGTTCGTTTTTAACAGCACTTATTAGTGTGAAAGGGCGGTTAAAAACAATCACTTTATCTATTTCTTCTCTAGGTATGTTAGTTTTGTTTGTCGTTTGTATTTTCGTTATTGGAATGATGATGTTTGGTAATTTTGGGACATAA
- a CDS encoding YhcN/YlaJ family sporulation lipoprotein → MILKNKDWIDYMKRSVVFMVIILSVLLPGCANQQRSEGENNMEAYQINSLTKDQKESKRAEQKLLALDEVVEVVAVNNDDQLLIGYKLKQFAKLRTKQVEAKINKQLKKEFPNHETNASSDLKIFIETEKIKSNLEKNKISDNKKLDSQMKKIIKLSNEQT, encoded by the coding sequence ATGATTCTAAAAAATAAAGATTGGATTGATTATATGAAGAGGTCAGTTGTTTTTATGGTAATAATACTGTCTGTTCTATTACCAGGTTGCGCGAATCAACAACGTTCCGAAGGTGAAAACAATATGGAAGCGTACCAAATTAATTCATTAACAAAAGACCAGAAAGAGTCAAAAAGAGCGGAGCAGAAGTTATTGGCCTTAGATGAAGTTGTTGAGGTTGTGGCTGTAAATAATGATGACCAATTATTAATCGGCTATAAGTTGAAACAATTTGCTAAATTAAGAACAAAACAAGTAGAAGCTAAAATAAATAAACAACTTAAAAAAGAATTTCCAAACCACGAGACTAATGCATCTAGTGATTTGAAGATTTTTATTGAAACTGAAAAAATAAAAAGCAATTTAGAAAAAAATAAAATAAGTGATAACAAGAAATTAGATAGTCAAATGAAAAAAATAATAAAACTCAGTAATGAACAAACCTAA
- a CDS encoding CotY/CotZ family spore coat protein: protein MSKDLNCVCDAVQNIADLQDAVEDHCPTSCYENLLAPTQFLGDTIPFMLFDKSGDLFKAFGNVGGLEAGDCFETVFFRVEKIRNDCCATLSLLRPTGNGDFDCKDDVCDVTALEKTDFCIEVDLTCFCAIQCLSPRLVTN from the coding sequence ATGAGTAAAGACTTAAACTGCGTATGTGATGCAGTACAAAATATTGCCGACTTACAAGATGCTGTAGAAGACCACTGTCCTACAAGCTGTTACGAAAATCTTCTAGCTCCAACACAATTCTTAGGTGATACAATTCCATTTATGTTATTTGATAAGAGTGGTGACTTATTTAAAGCATTTGGAAATGTTGGTGGACTAGAAGCAGGAGATTGCTTTGAAACAGTTTTCTTCAGAGTAGAAAAAATTAGAAATGATTGCTGTGCTACACTTTCGCTATTAAGACCAACTGGAAACGGAGATTTTGATTGCAAAGATGATGTATGTGATGTAACAGCACTTGAAAAAACTGATTTCTGTATCGAAGTAGATCTTACTTGCTTCTGTGCAATTCAATGTCTAAGCCCACGTCTTGTAACTAACTAA
- the spoVAE gene encoding stage V sporulation protein AE codes for MFISFFWAFVVGGVICVIGQVMFDVFKLTPGHTLSSLVVVGAILDGFGLYEPLIEFAGAGATIPITSFGNSLVHGALQEAEKHGIIGVLTGMFEVTSSGISAAIIFGFIGALLFKPKG; via the coding sequence ATGTTCATATCATTTTTTTGGGCGTTTGTTGTTGGTGGAGTAATTTGCGTAATAGGACAAGTCATGTTTGATGTGTTTAAATTGACCCCTGGGCATACTTTAAGCAGTTTGGTAGTTGTAGGTGCAATATTAGACGGTTTTGGTTTATATGAACCATTAATTGAGTTCGCTGGTGCTGGTGCTACAATTCCAATCACAAGCTTTGGTAACTCACTTGTTCATGGTGCGCTTCAAGAAGCGGAAAAACACGGGATTATTGGAGTGTTAACAGGGATGTTTGAAGTGACAAGTTCTGGTATATCTGCAGCAATTATTTTTGGTTTTATTGGAGCGCTATTATTCAAACCGAAGGGATAA
- a CDS encoding vanadium-dependent haloperoxidase — MKNTNQQWSTLPYAGEQKPPSNPEEPGAGSWATHFIQLQDDYLFTKKNGDPIHFQIKDPQLIDFTKELGIVENTLNQLTDTQIDQAKFWGTGPPTKQIIPILDKLIDTYQVPAPRAARILAAVLAAINDTFVVTWFLKFKYDVARPNQVNPSFETLLCTPRHPSYPSGHATIAGCTEVVLSYFFPGEAKRLKEISKECADSRLYAGVHYPIDNIEGLRLGRQMGRIVVAELKKEYETKNKTIDKPYTRNLKAITAPPPYEQVIPYPYKNNCDSLLLENNKEQPSHAQPLSKPRLYIK, encoded by the coding sequence ATGAAAAATACAAATCAACAATGGTCAACACTTCCCTATGCAGGTGAACAGAAGCCTCCTTCAAACCCTGAAGAACCTGGGGCTGGCTCTTGGGCTACTCATTTTATACAATTACAAGATGATTATCTTTTCACCAAAAAGAATGGAGATCCTATTCACTTTCAAATCAAAGATCCTCAATTGATTGATTTCACTAAGGAATTAGGAATTGTTGAAAACACTTTGAATCAGTTAACTGATACGCAAATCGATCAAGCAAAATTTTGGGGAACAGGTCCACCTACAAAACAGATCATTCCTATTCTTGATAAATTGATCGATACTTATCAGGTACCCGCTCCAAGAGCAGCCCGGATCCTTGCAGCAGTTTTAGCTGCAATCAATGATACATTTGTGGTGACATGGTTTTTAAAATTTAAATATGATGTTGCACGTCCAAATCAGGTTAATCCTTCATTTGAAACTCTTTTATGTACTCCAAGACATCCTAGTTATCCTTCTGGACATGCAACGATTGCTGGATGCACTGAGGTTGTTTTATCTTATTTTTTCCCAGGTGAAGCAAAAAGATTAAAAGAAATTTCAAAGGAATGTGCAGATTCTAGACTTTATGCAGGTGTCCATTATCCAATCGATAATATTGAAGGCCTAAGATTAGGCAGACAAATGGGAAGAATTGTTGTGGCAGAACTCAAAAAAGAATATGAAACAAAGAATAAAACGATTGATAAGCCTTATACTCGAAATTTAAAAGCCATAACAGCTCCGCCACCATATGAACAGGTTATTCCATACCCATATAAAAACAACTGTGATTCACTCTTACTAGAAAACAACAAAGAGCAACCAAGTCATGCTCAGCCTTTATCTAAGCCTCGCCTTTATATTAAATAA
- a CDS encoding DUF421 domain-containing protein produces MNIPEALEVVIRSVCIIFGLFFITKLLGKKQLSKLSFFEYIAGITIGDIAGTLSMDTDLNITNGIVSILIWSAVPVIISFFLIRSRKFQEFIEGKPTLFIKDGKILEENLKKEKFTADELLSQLRKSQVFNIKDIETAMLEPCGNLSFLLKKEKQPLTYGDTHQEVFNHREPKTVIIDGKIQDESLNSIGLNRGWLNEELKKKGLTSKEVFLVQIDHENKLSVDLYNDKLN; encoded by the coding sequence ATGAATATTCCAGAAGCACTAGAAGTAGTCATTAGATCGGTATGCATTATTTTTGGTTTATTCTTTATCACCAAGCTATTAGGTAAAAAACAGCTCTCTAAGCTTTCATTTTTTGAGTATATTGCTGGAATTACAATCGGTGACATTGCTGGAACATTATCTATGGATACAGATTTAAATATTACAAATGGCATTGTCAGTATCCTTATATGGTCGGCTGTCCCAGTCATTATATCGTTTTTCTTAATTCGTTCAAGAAAATTCCAGGAATTTATTGAAGGAAAACCAACCCTTTTTATTAAGGATGGTAAAATCCTAGAAGAGAATTTGAAAAAGGAAAAGTTCACAGCTGATGAATTGTTATCACAGCTTCGAAAAAGCCAAGTCTTTAACATTAAAGATATAGAAACGGCTATGTTAGAACCCTGCGGAAATTTAAGCTTTTTATTAAAAAAAGAAAAACAACCATTAACGTATGGTGATACTCATCAAGAGGTTTTTAACCATAGAGAACCAAAAACAGTGATTATTGATGGGAAAATACAAGATGAATCATTAAACTCAATTGGATTAAATCGAGGATGGTTAAACGAAGAACTAAAGAAAAAAGGTTTAACCTCCAAGGAAGTTTTCTTAGTTCAAATTGATCATGAAAATAAACTAAGTGTTGATTTATACAACGACAAACTAAACTGA
- a CDS encoding CotY/CotZ family spore coat protein, with protein MGCGKGKFGSCVCDAVKNILDQQEAVEDRCPTSCFENLLSPVANLGDTIPFVLTGKKGDLFKAFGNVGGFEDDNLCFKTIFFRVEKLRGCCATLSLLRPYDATGDTLNVCEPCDDDLFGLERTDFCIEVDLDCFCAIQCLSPTLVDRVLDVQDRRKKRHY; from the coding sequence ATGGGCTGTGGAAAAGGTAAATTTGGAAGTTGTGTATGTGATGCAGTTAAAAACATTTTAGATCAACAAGAAGCTGTAGAAGATAGATGTCCTACTAGTTGTTTTGAAAACCTATTATCACCTGTAGCAAATTTAGGTGATACGATTCCATTCGTATTAACTGGAAAGAAAGGTGACCTATTCAAAGCATTCGGTAATGTTGGTGGATTTGAAGACGACAATCTTTGCTTCAAAACAATTTTCTTCCGTGTTGAAAAGCTAAGAGGCTGCTGTGCAACATTATCATTACTAAGACCATATGATGCTACTGGCGACACTCTTAACGTTTGTGAGCCATGTGATGATGATTTATTCGGACTTGAAAGAACAGACTTCTGTATTGAAGTAGACTTAGATTGCTTCTGTGCAATTCAATGCTTATCACCAACTCTAGTTGATCGTGTATTAGATGTTCAAGATCGTCGTAAAAAACGTCATTATTAA
- the fabI gene encoding enoyl-ACP reductase FabI — MSLSLKGRTYVVMGVANKRSIAWGIARALHDAGANLIFTYAGERLEKSVRDLAESLEGGDYPVLPCDVTSDEDVQKCFAEIKEKAGVLHGIAHCIAFANKEELEGDYMNTTREGFLLAHNISSYSLTAVAKASKDLMSEGGSIVTLTYLGGERVLPNYNVMGVAKASLEASVRYLASDLGKHGIRVNSISAGPIRTLSAKGISDFNSILKEIEERSPLRRTTTPEEVGDTAAFLFSDLSRGITGENIHVDSGYHILA, encoded by the coding sequence ATGTCATTATCATTAAAAGGTCGTACATATGTTGTAATGGGTGTTGCTAATAAACGTAGTATTGCTTGGGGAATTGCTCGTGCACTTCATGATGCAGGTGCTAATTTGATTTTTACTTATGCAGGAGAAAGATTAGAAAAAAGTGTACGTGATCTTGCAGAATCACTAGAAGGTGGAGATTATCCTGTTCTTCCGTGTGATGTAACAAGTGATGAAGATGTTCAAAAATGCTTTGCGGAGATTAAGGAAAAAGCAGGAGTTCTTCACGGAATTGCACATTGTATTGCATTTGCAAACAAAGAGGAACTCGAAGGCGATTACATGAATACGACAAGAGAGGGCTTTTTATTAGCTCACAATATTAGTTCATATTCATTAACAGCTGTTGCAAAAGCAAGTAAAGATTTAATGTCAGAAGGCGGAAGTATTGTAACATTAACATATCTTGGAGGAGAAAGAGTTCTTCCAAATTACAATGTTATGGGTGTGGCAAAAGCTTCGCTTGAGGCTAGTGTAAGGTATTTAGCAAGTGATTTAGGTAAGCATGGTATCCGTGTGAACTCTATCTCTGCCGGACCAATTAGAACATTATCAGCTAAAGGAATCAGTGACTTTAACAGCATCCTAAAAGAAATCGAAGAGCGTTCACCTTTACGTCGTACAACTACACCTGAGGAAGTTGGCGATACAGCAGCATTCTTGTTCAGTGATTTATCACGTGGAATTACAGGTGAAAATATTCATGTTGATTCTGGGTACCATATTTTAGCTTAA
- a CDS encoding spore coat protein, which translates to MSKDKVSALDSCCNKKDEETVLQSADQVNKTVQQSFESIHIYDSCDITVDTTDTKVAVSLQAALQVAIALVISIAIGDDVKADAITQELLQTSKIKQSNKQKLVIDNSRKVKVKTSDTDVAVSIQVLLQVLVALVAQIDIE; encoded by the coding sequence ATGAGTAAAGATAAAGTTAGTGCTTTAGACTCTTGCTGTAACAAAAAAGATGAAGAAACTGTGCTTCAATCAGCAGACCAAGTAAACAAGACAGTTCAACAATCATTCGAATCCATTCATATTTACGACTCTTGTGATATTACTGTAGACACAACTGATACTAAGGTGGCTGTTTCTCTTCAAGCTGCATTACAGGTGGCAATTGCTCTTGTTATTAGTATTGCGATTGGAGATGACGTTAAAGCAGATGCTATTACACAAGAATTATTACAAACTTCTAAAATTAAACAGTCAAATAAGCAAAAATTAGTCATTGATAATTCAAGAAAAGTAAAAGTTAAAACATCTGATACTGATGTCGCTGTATCAATTCAAGTACTGTTACAAGTTCTAGTAGCTTTAGTTGCACAAATTGACATTGAGTGA
- a CDS encoding N-acetylmuramoyl-L-alanine amidase has product MKIVLDAGHGYHTPGKRTPDGMREFEFNSRVTEGARELLMEYENVDVFFTHSSKRDVPLKERVNLANRLNANLFISIHANAFGDEGWTQANGIETYIHTSRPKEAAELAKIVQANLITKTNLKDRGVKVADFFILKETKMTALLCECGFMTNIKEAKLLHSIGYQRTCADAIVQGVVSYFNLKKKLKEIVTLYTVQVGAFQTKESADAFKKALIAKGYPAFITEKEDER; this is encoded by the coding sequence ATGAAGATTGTACTTGATGCAGGACATGGCTATCATACACCGGGAAAAAGGACACCTGACGGAATGAGAGAGTTTGAATTTAATTCCCGGGTCACAGAGGGTGCTAGGGAATTACTTATGGAGTATGAAAATGTAGACGTGTTTTTTACCCATTCAAGTAAAAGAGATGTTCCATTAAAGGAAAGAGTGAATCTGGCTAATCGGTTAAATGCTAATCTTTTTATCTCGATTCACGCGAATGCATTTGGAGATGAAGGGTGGACCCAAGCGAACGGAATTGAAACTTATATTCATACATCAAGGCCAAAGGAAGCTGCTGAACTAGCCAAGATTGTTCAAGCAAATTTAATAACTAAAACCAACTTGAAAGACCGCGGAGTAAAAGTAGCCGATTTTTTTATCCTTAAAGAGACTAAGATGACTGCGCTACTATGCGAATGCGGTTTTATGACGAATATCAAGGAGGCAAAATTACTTCATTCAATAGGGTATCAAAGAACATGCGCTGATGCGATTGTCCAAGGAGTCGTATCTTATTTTAATCTTAAAAAGAAGTTAAAAGAGATTGTTACTTTGTATACTGTTCAAGTTGGAGCATTTCAAACAAAAGAAAGTGCAGATGCTTTTAAAAAGGCACTTATAGCGAAAGGCTATCCAGCCTTTATCACGGAGAAAGAGGATGAACGTTAA
- a CDS encoding CotO family spore coat protein, whose translation MGNKRRSSEKPLLFINQVKNDKNFSQQSYVIKKAEPTPKVTEQKTKIEERETQKVELKRTDIQSDKKRLKDKTIEEKIIHLCNLPKNMPKILCEIITDSDSYKGVIVESEDGLITFRPLSGLKLVKIEIRDIVKINLLGF comes from the coding sequence ATGGGGAATAAAAGAAGATCATCAGAAAAGCCTTTATTGTTTATTAATCAAGTGAAAAATGATAAGAATTTTTCACAACAATCATATGTTATTAAAAAAGCAGAACCGACACCTAAGGTTACAGAACAAAAAACTAAGATAGAAGAAAGAGAAACTCAAAAGGTAGAACTAAAGAGGACTGATATACAATCTGATAAAAAAAGATTAAAAGATAAAACCATTGAAGAAAAAATCATTCACTTATGTAATCTTCCAAAAAATATGCCTAAAATATTATGTGAGATTATCACTGATTCTGATAGCTATAAAGGCGTAATTGTTGAAAGTGAAGATGGCCTTATTACATTTAGACCTTTATCAGGCTTGAAATTAGTAAAGATTGAGATAAGGGATATTGTTAAAATAAACTTATTAGGATTTTAA
- a CDS encoding spore coat protein, which translates to MADKPKQYKWQALDESCDHPTVDAENFEPQERFEDNEVDALVEQEATQENKIFQGSEEVIIIKDSCNIEVDTTDTQVAVSLQAALQVAIAIVIRLTIANDITADTITQDLLQSSKTKQSNFQELVIKNSRDVKVKTTDTDISVSLQLLLQLLVALVAQVEVA; encoded by the coding sequence ATGGCAGACAAACCTAAACAATATAAATGGCAAGCACTTGATGAATCATGTGATCATCCAACAGTTGATGCAGAAAACTTTGAACCACAAGAGAGATTCGAGGATAATGAAGTTGATGCGCTTGTAGAACAAGAAGCAACACAAGAAAACAAAATATTCCAAGGTTCTGAAGAGGTAATTATCATTAAAGACTCTTGCAATATTGAGGTTGATACAACTGACACACAGGTGGCTGTTTCATTACAGGCAGCACTACAGGTAGCGATTGCAATTGTTATTCGATTGACGATTGCAAACGATATTACAGCAGACACAATTACACAAGACTTACTTCAATCTTCTAAAACAAAACAATCAAACTTCCAGGAATTAGTCATTAAGAATTCACGTGACGTTAAAGTAAAGACTACTGATACCGATATTTCTGTATCATTACAATTACTTCTTCAACTACTAGTAGCACTTGTTGCTCAAGTTGAAGTTGCATAA